The Osmia bicornis bicornis chromosome 9, iOsmBic2.1, whole genome shotgun sequence genome has a segment encoding these proteins:
- the LOC114877495 gene encoding zinc finger protein DZIP1L isoform X1 gives MAFSLHIGTKWCHDFPKLARESGFYFDKHKSKVRIDWNRISSIDIDRVIGERDFYTIDDNINNVIDYCLESEYDVKILDSNFVKLFRLAQLAVEYLLYCKQYLDHSVIILKDELRSKIEENVKLKKEITTLEEMIKRLKEKTKERNRLIETKIGDCSGEIYKCPHCPKTFISSMFVSAHVIRRHAYTSDLYMPASPIHEHYRNETEKLHNEIKNLKERLNETEKVIRNEAEKVSDKKTIEYDKKQSEQEAESFKHNVNKSEEYQEHKGYQEEIKNLKTMLFDEIHNLRQKEKTMYEYKTETNMQTLMNQQEKEFQKLRNQLFEKLNPDIESMHAKLFAQENFWKSKIEQLEHHHQKDVERLTIELKLTQKIADSMKAEYESKVNYLERQAANQSNILTEQSKQLHSLSNEINVSQLNENSYNSENNLPKKYNQSAILKQFNETEKKSNEDDFKKESQLSMKTQKIIVGNINSISSDPSNKEILLALENKLSESMHTLKPRTQTIMCESKGSVEQQSTETMKDIKFDNENKRNDTSESKDLTIESIKKAELNESNIRKLKGSSVKNISQDFLSRVKNKKLETLSDNFSSETSSELSVSDSRIPSEIESITKIRNNYPLHKYITHTSVSSKPKRLTEHDSLYKKLQINLKDIFEQKLRDLGIDPEWQGIPKATFKQKMDILKHHQKIATKKLPKYHQIKLKIIKEVLDKISKKDKVAESLKHFKKSPSHKLVTAVKPASLDDKKNLSNTSPLTGTASNDFHSTLEGDHSVRRVIDNESSVKSTKLANIKTTEKLIQLTQNSIKSTGNIQHAINSQESSVQRGSFSKMKTLFNSEQFNTTLNDKDILNNKLVKSNSMGNLNMEQQLQNVSVSPKYNKSVLKSATASTSSLMKKKVIFDLGNERDEESLSDYGVEEEESLSDCDKKKGESNESNRNTDGRKHLTGTEVYKNSDNIILKTTQSDKIAEISRKLEAQLNMVRQKPVGSVETIFSSTYKQGTRNENIMKNENENENENENINYTSINSFLESSFRTSNSKLTNELLLSPHNVKDKVSETLYAESVSDISDLDSDIDKILKLE, from the exons atggCATTTTCCCTACATATTGGCACCAAATGGTGTCACGATTTTCCAAAATTGGCAAGAGAATCAGGTTTTTACTTTGATAAGCATAAATCTAAAGTACGAATAGACTGGAACCGTATAA GTAGCATAGATATAGATCGGGTTATAGGAGAAAGAGATTTTTATACGATTGATGAcaatataaataatgtaatagatTATTGTCTAGAAAGTGAATATgatgttaaaattttagattcAAATTTTGTTAAACTATTTCGCCTTGCACAGCTAGCAGttgaatatttattgtattgtaAACAATATTTGGATCATAgtgtaataatattaaaagatgAATTGAGATCAAAAATAGAAGAGAatgttaaattaaagaaagaaataactACCTTGGAAGAAATGATAAAacgtttaaaagaaaaaacaaaagagcGAAATAGATTAATAGAAACTAAGATTGGAGATTGTAGTGGTGAAATATATAAA TGCCCCCATTGCCCAAAAACTTTTATATCTTCTATGTTTGTAAGTGCTCACGTTATACGTCGCCATGCGTATACATCAGATTTATACATGCCTGCATCTCCTATACACGAGCACTATCGTAACGAGACTGAAAAATTAcacaatgaaattaaaaatttaaaggaaaggctaaatgaaacagaaaaagTGATAAGAAATGAAGCTGAAAAAGTTTCTGATAAAAAGACAATAGAATATGATAAAAAACAGTCTGAACAAGAAGCTGAAAGTTTTAAACataatgttaataaatctGAAGAGTATCAAGAACATAAAGGATATCaagaggaaataaaaaatttgaaaactatGCTGTTTGATGAAATACAC AATTTAaggcaaaaagaaaaaactatGTATGAATATAAAACAGAAACAAATATGCAGACATTGATGAATCAGCAAGAAAAAGAGTTtcaaaaattaagaaatcagCTGTTTGAAAAA TTAAATCCAGACATAGAAAGTATGCATGCAAAATTATTTGCTCAAGAAAATTTTTGGAAATCAAAAATAGAACAGTTGGAACATCACCATCAGAAAGATGTTGAAAGACTGACCATAGAATTAAAACTAACACAAAAAATAGCTGACAGTATGAAAGCTGAATATGAATCTAAAGTTAATTATCTAGAACGCCAAGCTGCAAAtcaatcaaatattttaactGAACAAAGTAAACAATTGCATTCCTTAtctaatgaaataaatgtttcacAGCTAAATGAAAATAGTTAtaattctgaaaataatttaccGAAAAAATACAACCAATCTGCAATATTGAAACAATTCAATGAAACTGAAAAGAAATCAAATGAAgatgattttaaaaaagaatctcAGTTAAGTATGAAAACACAGAAAATTATTGTTGGAAATATTAATAGTATAAGTTCAGATCCATCAAACAAAGAAATTCTACTAGccttagaaaataaattatcggAAAGTATGCATACCTTGAAACCTAGAACTCAAACCATCATGTGTGAAAGTAAAGGAAGTGTTGAACAACAGAGTACAGAAACTATGAAAGatataaagtttgataatgaaaataaaagaaatgatacTTCAGAATCAAAAGATTTAACTATTGAATCAATTAAGAAAGCTGAGTTAAATGAATCTAATATACGTAAGTTAAAAGGTTCGTCCGTCAAAAACATTTCTCAAGATTTCCTATCtcgtgtaaaaaataaaaaattagaaacttTATCAGACAATTTTTCTTCTGAAACAAGCTCAGAATTATCTGTTTCTGACTCACGTATACCTTCAGAAATAGAGAGTATTACTAAGATTCGAAATAATTATCcattacataaatatataacACATACATCAGTTTCATCAAAACCTAAAAGACTAACAGAACATGATTCACTTTATAAAAAActacaaataaatttaaaagataTATTTGAACAGAAATTACGAGATTTAGGAATAGACCCTGAATGGCAGGGAATACCTAAAGCAACTTTTAAGCAAAAAATGGATATTTTGAAACATCATCAAAAAATTGCTACAAAA AAATTACCAAAATatcatcaaattaaattaaaaataattaaagaagtTCTTGacaaaatttctaagaaaGACAAAGTGGCCGAAAGtcttaaacattttaaaaagtCACCTTCACATAAATTGGTCACTGCTGTCAAACCAGCATCACTTgatgataaaaaaaatctta gtAATACTTCTCCACTAACAGGTACAGCGTCTAATGATTTTCATTCTACATTAGAAGGTGATCATTCTGTTAGAAGAGTAATTGATAATGAATCATCGGTTAAATCTACAAAACTTGCTAACATTAAGACTacggaaaaattaatacaGCTTACTCAAAATTCGATAAAATCTACAGGAAACATTCAACATGCAATAAATTCACAAGAATCTTCTGTACAAAGGGGTTCATTCAGTAAAATgaaaactttatttaattctGAACAATTTAATACAACTCTAAACGATAAggatatattaaataataaacttGTGAAGAGCAATAGTATGGGCAATTTAAATATGGAACAGCAGTTACAAAATGTTTCAGTATCtccaaaatataataaaagtgtTCTCAAGTCTGCAACTGCTTCAACAAGTAgtttaatgaaaaagaaagttaTTTTTGATTTAGGAAATGAAAGAGATGAAGAATCTTTATCTGATTATGGTGTAGAGGAAGAAGAATCATTATCTGATTgtgataaaaagaaaggagaatcAAATGAGAGTAATCGGAATACCGATGGAAGAAAGCATCTGACTGGGACagaagtttataaaaattcagaTAATATTATACTAAAAACTACTCAAAGTGATAAAATTGCTGAAATATCAAGAAAACTTGAAGCGCAG TTAAATATGGTAAGACAGAAACCAGTAGGATCAGttgaaacaatattttcttcaacatATAAACAAGGaacaagaaatgaaaatataatgaaaaatgaaaatgaaaatgaaaatgaaaatgaaaatataaattacaccAGTATAAATTCTTTTCTAGAGAGTTCATTCAGAACATCGAATTCTAAATTGACAAATGAATTGTTACTATCGCCACATAATGTAAAAGATAAAGTAAGTGAAACTTTATATGCAGAATCCGTATCAGATATATCAGATCTGGATTCCGATatagataaaattttaaaattagaataa
- the LOC114877495 gene encoding zinc finger protein DZIP1L isoform X2 — MAFSLHIGTKWCHDFPKLARESGFYFDKHKSKVRIDWNRISSIDIDRVIGERDFYTIDDNINNVIDYCLESEYDVKILDSNFVKLFRLAQLAVEYLLYCKQYLDHSVIILKDELRSKIEENVKLKKEITTLEEMIKRLKEKTKERNRLIETKIGDCSGEIYKCPHCPKTFISSMFVSAHVIRRHAYTSDLYMPASPIHEHYRNETEKLHNEIKNLKERLNETEKVIRNEAEKVSDKKTIEYDKKQSEQEAESFKHNVNKSEEYQEHKGYQEEIKNLKTMLFDEIHNLRQKEKTMYEYKTETNMQTLMNQQEKEFQKLRNQLFEKLNPDIESMHAKLFAQENFWKSKIEQLEHHHQKDVERLTIELKLTQKIADSMKAEYESKVNYLERQAANQSNILTEQSKQLHSLSNEINVSQLNENSYNSENNLPKKYNQSAILKQFNETEKKSNEDDFKKESQLSMKTQKIIVGNINSISSDPSNKEILLALENKLSESMHTLKPRTQTIMCESKGSVEQQSTETMKDIKFDNENKRNDTSESKDLTIESIKKAELNESNIRKLKGSSVKNISQDFLSRVKNKKLETLSDNFSSETSSELSVSDSRIPSEIESITKIRNNYPLHKYITHTSVSSKPKRLTEHDSLYKKLQINLKDIFEQKLRDLGIDPEWQGIPKATFKQKMDILKHHQKIATKKLPKYHQIKLKIIKEVLDKISKKDKVAESLKHFKKSPSHKLVTAVKPASLDDKKNLSNTSPLTGTASNDFHSTLEGDHSVRRVIDNESSVKSTKLANIKTTEKLIQLTQNSIKSTGNIQHAINSQESSVQRGSFSKMKTLFNSEQFNTTLNDKDILNNKLVKSNSMGNLNMEQQLQNVSVSPKYNKSVLKSATASTSSLMKKKVIFDLGNERDEESLSDYGVEEEESLSDCDKKKGESNESNRNTDGRKHLTGTEVYKNSDNIILKTTQSDKIAEISRKLEAQLNMVRQKPVGSVETIFSSTYKQGTRNENIMKNENENENENENINYTSINSFLESSFRTSNSKLTNELLLSPHNVKDKRLLKNE, encoded by the exons atggCATTTTCCCTACATATTGGCACCAAATGGTGTCACGATTTTCCAAAATTGGCAAGAGAATCAGGTTTTTACTTTGATAAGCATAAATCTAAAGTACGAATAGACTGGAACCGTATAA GTAGCATAGATATAGATCGGGTTATAGGAGAAAGAGATTTTTATACGATTGATGAcaatataaataatgtaatagatTATTGTCTAGAAAGTGAATATgatgttaaaattttagattcAAATTTTGTTAAACTATTTCGCCTTGCACAGCTAGCAGttgaatatttattgtattgtaAACAATATTTGGATCATAgtgtaataatattaaaagatgAATTGAGATCAAAAATAGAAGAGAatgttaaattaaagaaagaaataactACCTTGGAAGAAATGATAAAacgtttaaaagaaaaaacaaaagagcGAAATAGATTAATAGAAACTAAGATTGGAGATTGTAGTGGTGAAATATATAAA TGCCCCCATTGCCCAAAAACTTTTATATCTTCTATGTTTGTAAGTGCTCACGTTATACGTCGCCATGCGTATACATCAGATTTATACATGCCTGCATCTCCTATACACGAGCACTATCGTAACGAGACTGAAAAATTAcacaatgaaattaaaaatttaaaggaaaggctaaatgaaacagaaaaagTGATAAGAAATGAAGCTGAAAAAGTTTCTGATAAAAAGACAATAGAATATGATAAAAAACAGTCTGAACAAGAAGCTGAAAGTTTTAAACataatgttaataaatctGAAGAGTATCAAGAACATAAAGGATATCaagaggaaataaaaaatttgaaaactatGCTGTTTGATGAAATACAC AATTTAaggcaaaaagaaaaaactatGTATGAATATAAAACAGAAACAAATATGCAGACATTGATGAATCAGCAAGAAAAAGAGTTtcaaaaattaagaaatcagCTGTTTGAAAAA TTAAATCCAGACATAGAAAGTATGCATGCAAAATTATTTGCTCAAGAAAATTTTTGGAAATCAAAAATAGAACAGTTGGAACATCACCATCAGAAAGATGTTGAAAGACTGACCATAGAATTAAAACTAACACAAAAAATAGCTGACAGTATGAAAGCTGAATATGAATCTAAAGTTAATTATCTAGAACGCCAAGCTGCAAAtcaatcaaatattttaactGAACAAAGTAAACAATTGCATTCCTTAtctaatgaaataaatgtttcacAGCTAAATGAAAATAGTTAtaattctgaaaataatttaccGAAAAAATACAACCAATCTGCAATATTGAAACAATTCAATGAAACTGAAAAGAAATCAAATGAAgatgattttaaaaaagaatctcAGTTAAGTATGAAAACACAGAAAATTATTGTTGGAAATATTAATAGTATAAGTTCAGATCCATCAAACAAAGAAATTCTACTAGccttagaaaataaattatcggAAAGTATGCATACCTTGAAACCTAGAACTCAAACCATCATGTGTGAAAGTAAAGGAAGTGTTGAACAACAGAGTACAGAAACTATGAAAGatataaagtttgataatgaaaataaaagaaatgatacTTCAGAATCAAAAGATTTAACTATTGAATCAATTAAGAAAGCTGAGTTAAATGAATCTAATATACGTAAGTTAAAAGGTTCGTCCGTCAAAAACATTTCTCAAGATTTCCTATCtcgtgtaaaaaataaaaaattagaaacttTATCAGACAATTTTTCTTCTGAAACAAGCTCAGAATTATCTGTTTCTGACTCACGTATACCTTCAGAAATAGAGAGTATTACTAAGATTCGAAATAATTATCcattacataaatatataacACATACATCAGTTTCATCAAAACCTAAAAGACTAACAGAACATGATTCACTTTATAAAAAActacaaataaatttaaaagataTATTTGAACAGAAATTACGAGATTTAGGAATAGACCCTGAATGGCAGGGAATACCTAAAGCAACTTTTAAGCAAAAAATGGATATTTTGAAACATCATCAAAAAATTGCTACAAAA AAATTACCAAAATatcatcaaattaaattaaaaataattaaagaagtTCTTGacaaaatttctaagaaaGACAAAGTGGCCGAAAGtcttaaacattttaaaaagtCACCTTCACATAAATTGGTCACTGCTGTCAAACCAGCATCACTTgatgataaaaaaaatctta gtAATACTTCTCCACTAACAGGTACAGCGTCTAATGATTTTCATTCTACATTAGAAGGTGATCATTCTGTTAGAAGAGTAATTGATAATGAATCATCGGTTAAATCTACAAAACTTGCTAACATTAAGACTacggaaaaattaatacaGCTTACTCAAAATTCGATAAAATCTACAGGAAACATTCAACATGCAATAAATTCACAAGAATCTTCTGTACAAAGGGGTTCATTCAGTAAAATgaaaactttatttaattctGAACAATTTAATACAACTCTAAACGATAAggatatattaaataataaacttGTGAAGAGCAATAGTATGGGCAATTTAAATATGGAACAGCAGTTACAAAATGTTTCAGTATCtccaaaatataataaaagtgtTCTCAAGTCTGCAACTGCTTCAACAAGTAgtttaatgaaaaagaaagttaTTTTTGATTTAGGAAATGAAAGAGATGAAGAATCTTTATCTGATTATGGTGTAGAGGAAGAAGAATCATTATCTGATTgtgataaaaagaaaggagaatcAAATGAGAGTAATCGGAATACCGATGGAAGAAAGCATCTGACTGGGACagaagtttataaaaattcagaTAATATTATACTAAAAACTACTCAAAGTGATAAAATTGCTGAAATATCAAGAAAACTTGAAGCGCAG TTAAATATGGTAAGACAGAAACCAGTAGGATCAGttgaaacaatattttcttcaacatATAAACAAGGaacaagaaatgaaaatataatgaaaaatgaaaatgaaaatgaaaatgaaaatgaaaatataaattacaccAGTATAAATTCTTTTCTAGAGAGTTCATTCAGAACATCGAATTCTAAATTGACAAATGAATTGTTACTATCGCCACATAATGTAAAAGATAAA
- the LOC114877496 gene encoding WD repeat-containing protein 91: MSHIQYVDELVKEYLLFRGFSQTLKAFDNDLKAEKEKGFRVDKIVDQLMQYIYNYDLASLRELWGHLDTRMFSRLESHFTPAVRKLENAVLKMYLVNAAVNNKQDRIQEFFIKMTPELQGHSEWKEWFALPFVKNPEDNPAYSVHFSRQWQDTMLVSLHNFLATIFQCMPLPTLLTIDEDTNRLKRLQEENEALKQRLNDSVKIENVMDVNPGPAPQHPPLMDDFYIIAQESPLLENPKTLRNLIRNIGGGSSPILNRKPTSGKKVVEPEITSTKRTNTKGKLNSISKSESVSKRSISCDSRLSSSRKRDSSIDAVAERKAKDKIDSTYILLSQEEYTEHKTSIIQCKSNASGSYVATGDADGIIKVWTPIPSPKTVTTFISAPANSNKAITALDWISKNERYFLHGDNNGLIQLHDTRDCKTLWDIQHENSRIITLLCNPTESTFVCSVSNSNEGKLLLYDIKTRKLERTLPMDQNVTALCSAFNHNGQLLITGLSNGNILIHDLRRNEIIDNISCHASPVIDIELINDYTNICTQSEDGKLCQRSLNHSGKILWETKIKVEKNTVHGKLFTFDQSGNYMLLCTQTGGNIYKMPPGTQAKVLELGGHKGTLCCDWSTANQSGTCITGGAEGKVRVSTLLSP, encoded by the exons ATGTCTCACATTCAGTATGTGGATGAATTGGTGAAAGAATATTTGCTTTTCAGAGGTTTCAGTCAAACCTTGAAAGCTTTTGATAATGATTTAAAGGCTGAGAAAGAGAAAGGCTTCAGG GTTGATAAAATTGTTGATCAGTTAATGCAGTATATATACAATTATGACTTGGCATCTTTAAGAGAATTATGGGGGCATTTAGACACAAGAATGTTTTCTCGTTTAGAAAGTCATTTTACACCTGCTGTAAGAAAGTTGGAGAATGCTGTTCTAAAAATGTATCTGGTAAATGCagcagtgaataataaacAGGACAGAATTCAAGAGTTTTTTATCAAAATGACACCAGAGCTGCAAGGGCATTCAGAATGGAAAGAATGGTTTG CATTGCCATTTGTTAAAAATCCTGAAGACAATCCAGCATACTCTGTACATTTTAGTAGACAGTGGCAGGATACTATGTTAGTGTCTCTGCACAATTTTCTTGCTACTATTTTTCAA TGTATGCCTCTGCCAACATTACTTACTATAGATGAAGATACAAACAGGTTGAAAAGACttcaagaagaaaatgaagcaTTAAAACAACGTTTAAATGATTCtgttaaaatagaaaatgtaaTGGATGTGAATCCAGGACCAGCTCCCCAGCATCCACCACTTATGGATGACTTTTATATAATAGCAca AGAATCCCCTTTATTAGAAAATCCTAAAACTTTAAGAAATCTTATAAGAAACATAGGCGGTGGTTCCAGTCCAATTTTAAACAGAAAGCCTACAAGTGGGAAGAAAGTTGTGGAACCTGAAATAACATCGACAAAGCGAACGAATACAAAAGGGAAATTAAACTCTATCAGTAAATCTGAGTCGGTTAGCAAAAGAAGCATTAGTTGTGATTCAAGGCTATCTAGTTCTAGAAAAAGAGATTCGTCCATAGACGCGGTAGCCGAACGCAAAGCTAAAGATAAAATTGATTCCACGTATATTCTTCTTAGCCAG GAAGAGTACACAGAGCACAAAACATCGATAATTCAATGTAAAAGTAATGCAAGTGGTTCATACGTTGCTACGGGTGATGCAGACGGCATTATCAAAGTATGGACTCCAATACCATCACCAAa GACTGTTACTACATTTATTTCTGCTCCCGCCAACTCGAATAAAGCTATAACTGCATTAGACTGGATATCAAAAAACGAGCGTTATTTTTTACACGGTGATAACAATGGTCTAATTCAATTACACGATACTCGCGATTGCAAAACTTTATGGGACATACAACATGAAAATTCTCGAATCATCACACTGCTATGTAATCCAACGGAATCAACATTTGTGTGTTCTGTATCAAAttcgaacgaaggaaagcTACTATTGTACGACataaaaacaagaaaattagaaagaaCTTTACCAATGGACCAGAATGTAACAGCGTTATGTTCTGCGTTTAATCATAACGGACAACTTCTTATCACGGGGTTATCtaatggaaatattttaatacatgatCTGAGGCGAAATGAAATAATCGACAACATAAGTTGTCATGCCAGTCCGGTTATAGATatagaattaattaacgattaCACGAATATATGTACGCAAAGCGAGGATGGAAAACTATGTCAACGAAGTTTGAATCACTCAGGGAAGATTTTATGGGAGACGAAAATTAAAGTAGAAAAAAATACCGTTCACGGGAAGTTATTTACGTTCGACCAAAGTGGTAACTACATGTTACTTTGTACACAAACTGGAggaaatatttacaaa ATGCCACCAGGTACTCAAGCGAAAGTGTTAGAATTAGGTGGACATAAGGGTACGTTATGTTGCGACTGGTCTACCGCCAATCAATCCGGAACTTGTATAACCGGTGGTGCCGAAGGAAAAGTACGAGTATCAACGCTGCTTTCACCATGA
- the LOC114877499 gene encoding transcription initiation protein SPT3 homolog isoform X2, with amino-acid sequence MMHGFGDSSEPLIESAKIIEEVVLQQMRTIVRKACEVSERRGNSKKGICISAEDLIFLLRKDKMKLQRLLKYLELKEFKSSVHKTIESDLPENFIQSDNLEGCKNKGPLYSFLSLIDNTGELLEVSSTIDEVKQQRCIRAEIVTRSMDEARYLKFSKARNASFANKNRHKFSDWLLTDSDITISKQGYTILGYLAYETVAQIVDLALLVRQDQNKIYGDSIDRLRLSYVNPYTYKPYYHGKVAITKPITPAEIIEALRRFWSPQLDTTGPFNRWSMRKPHLKLLSC; translated from the exons ATGATGCATGGATTTGGTGACAGCAGCGAACCATTAATCGAATCTGCAAAAATCATCGAAGAAGTTGTTCTACAACAAATGAGAACAATTGTAAGAAAGGCTTGCGAAGTTTCTGAAAGACGAGGGAATTCAAAGAAAGGCATTTGTATTTCTGCCGaagatttaatttttttattacgcAAAGATAAAATGAAGTTACAGCGTCTCCTAAAATATTTAG AATTGAAGGAATTCAAATCTTCGGTACATAAGACAATAGAGAGCGATTTACCCGAGAATTTTATACAAAGCGATAATTTAGAAGGATGTAAAAATAAAGGGCCACTTTACAGTTTCCTAAGTTTGATTGATAATACTGGGGAACTTCTGGAAGTGTCATCCACCATAGATGAAGTCAAACAACAGAGGTGTATTCGTGCTGAAATTGTTACACGTTCAATGGATGAAGCTAGATACTTAAAATTTAGTAAAGCACGCAATGCATcatttgcaaataaaaatagaCATAAATTTAGTGATTGGTTATTGACTGATA gTGACATAACAATATCCAAACAAGGATATACAATTTTGGGATATTTAGCATATGAAACAGTAGCACAAATTGTAGATTTGGCATTGTTAGTAAGACAAGaccaaaataaaatatacggAGATTCTATAGACAGGCTCAGACTTAGTTATGTTAATCCGTACACTTATAAACCATATTACCATGGCAAG gtTGCAATAACAAAACCAATCACACCAGCAGAAATAATTGAAGCTCTCAGAAGATTTTGGTCTCCACAATTAGATACGACAGGTCCATTTAATCGTTGGTCAATGCGGAAACCACATTTAAAGCTATTATCTTGTTGA
- the LOC114877499 gene encoding transcription initiation protein SPT3 homolog isoform X1, protein MAETSYSKVANDSQFFRNEPANYTAEIRQMMHGFGDSSEPLIESAKIIEEVVLQQMRTIVRKACEVSERRGNSKKGICISAEDLIFLLRKDKMKLQRLLKYLELKEFKSSVHKTIESDLPENFIQSDNLEGCKNKGPLYSFLSLIDNTGELLEVSSTIDEVKQQRCIRAEIVTRSMDEARYLKFSKARNASFANKNRHKFSDWLLTDSDITISKQGYTILGYLAYETVAQIVDLALLVRQDQNKIYGDSIDRLRLSYVNPYTYKPYYHGKVAITKPITPAEIIEALRRFWSPQLDTTGPFNRWSMRKPHLKLLSC, encoded by the exons atggCTGAAACATCGTATTCTAAAGTAGCAAATGATTCACAGTTTTTTCGCAATGAACCTGCAAATTATACTGCAg aaattcGACAAATGATGCATGGATTTGGTGACAGCAGCGAACCATTAATCGAATCTGCAAAAATCATCGAAGAAGTTGTTCTACAACAAATGAGAACAATTGTAAGAAAGGCTTGCGAAGTTTCTGAAAGACGAGGGAATTCAAAGAAAGGCATTTGTATTTCTGCCGaagatttaatttttttattacgcAAAGATAAAATGAAGTTACAGCGTCTCCTAAAATATTTAG AATTGAAGGAATTCAAATCTTCGGTACATAAGACAATAGAGAGCGATTTACCCGAGAATTTTATACAAAGCGATAATTTAGAAGGATGTAAAAATAAAGGGCCACTTTACAGTTTCCTAAGTTTGATTGATAATACTGGGGAACTTCTGGAAGTGTCATCCACCATAGATGAAGTCAAACAACAGAGGTGTATTCGTGCTGAAATTGTTACACGTTCAATGGATGAAGCTAGATACTTAAAATTTAGTAAAGCACGCAATGCATcatttgcaaataaaaatagaCATAAATTTAGTGATTGGTTATTGACTGATA gTGACATAACAATATCCAAACAAGGATATACAATTTTGGGATATTTAGCATATGAAACAGTAGCACAAATTGTAGATTTGGCATTGTTAGTAAGACAAGaccaaaataaaatatacggAGATTCTATAGACAGGCTCAGACTTAGTTATGTTAATCCGTACACTTATAAACCATATTACCATGGCAAG gtTGCAATAACAAAACCAATCACACCAGCAGAAATAATTGAAGCTCTCAGAAGATTTTGGTCTCCACAATTAGATACGACAGGTCCATTTAATCGTTGGTCAATGCGGAAACCACATTTAAAGCTATTATCTTGTTGA
- the LOC114877470 gene encoding huntingtin-interacting protein K: MADNDVNGDSDEVQQEKSQRKAAKYDSGAADLEKVTDYAEEKEISSSDGFSCALSIIGDRRNKEAAEKKAREKELLKVPIKKEYVDLIVKHMEISRTAAEQILREHGGNVVEALITLTN, encoded by the exons ATGGCGGATAACGATGTAAATGGTGATTCCGATGAGGTACAGCAAGAAAAATCACAAAGGAAAGCGGCGAAATATGACAGCGGTGCGGCAGATTTAGAAAAAGTAACCGATTACGCGGAGGAGAAAGAAATATCTTCGTCTGATGGATTCTCTTGT gCTTTAAGTATAATCGGAGATCGACGAAACAAAGAAGCCGCAGAAAAGAaagcgagagagaaagaattgCTAAAAGTCCCTATCAAAAAGGAATATGTTGATCTCATT GTAAAACACATGGAAATAAGTCGAACAGCAGCCGAACAAATTCTCAGGGAACACGGAGGAAACGTCGTGGAAGCTTTAATTACATTAACAAATTGA